A region of the Clostridium estertheticum subsp. estertheticum genome:
TTTATTAAGGACATTACAGTTTATTTTTAATTGTGGCCAATGAAATCATTATTTAATGTGTATTATATTTAATTAAGGATATCAGATATATTAATAAGCATCGAGTAGATAAGTGAATGTTTGGCCATAATTATAAATAAAGCTATGATTATGGAGGAATTTATTTTGAATACTTTTGGAGAAAGATTTAAGAGCATAAGATTGTCTAAGAAATTAACTCAGCATCAAATTGCTAATGAATTTAATAGGATATATGGATATGCATTTACGAAAACAACTATTAGCCAATACGAGAATAATAAAAGAGTACCAGAGATGAATGCTATTAGGAATTTCGTAAAATACTTTAATGTTTCATTAGATTATTTGTTGTGTAATGATATCCATGTTGTTAAGGAATTAGGTCAAAAGTACAATATGCTTAATGATTCTGAATTTATTGAGCTAGAAAAAATAGCAACATTAATAAAGAATTTAGCAGAAGACGGTAAAATACTTCTTAATAATATAGAAATAAATGCTAAGCAAAGGCAAATATTAATAAATGGTATTGATGTTATTTATGGTTTAGTAAAAAGAGAAACAAAGATGGAATGATAAAATAATACACACCTAATTTGTGGACAAGTATACTATTTTATCATAATATTGTTGATAAAATGACTTTAAATATTAGAGTTAGTATCTATGAGATTTTCTAAATGTATTATTAAATTTTCATAAGTACCAAAATTATTACAGACCCAGTGGTAGCTCGGAAGGGCATTCTTAGCGCCAAACTCACTAATTACTGGCATGCGATTGTATAATGTTTTAAATTCTATTATTGAATCTAGTCTTGAGTTAACTCTGAGGTCGATAGATGAATTTTTTAAGTGAGTATAATCAAGTCCAATTGCGGTAATACAATTTTCAATACTACCCCAATATTTATAATAAACTTTTTGAGTAAAAGTAGTATTAGGGGGACGTAGTTCTCGCCATTTTGGCAACCTCCCAAGTTTATTAATAAGATTCATTAAATCATCCTTAGCTATTTTTTCATCAAAGGGTAAATTAGCAAAAGTATTTATAGTTAATTCGGATGCAATTAATGCATTATTAAAGGTTCCAAACAAATGTGTTATAGCTGATGAGGAGGGGTAATCTGGGTTGCCTAAAAAGTCTCTAGTAAAGGGAACTCTACCATTTTTAAGATGAAATTCCTTTAGCTTTTTAATTATATAGTCTTTTTTATGATCCTTATATGTGTCATTAAAGTCTTTATATACTAGATGAAGGTTCTTGATATCATAACATAATTTATGATAACCTAGTTCTGATAATTTCAAAATAATTTCATCAGCAAAAACATATTTCAGATTCGGTAAGTTTAATCCGGGCCTGTTATTTTTGTTTAAGCACCAATATTCTACTGATGCACCTTTAGCAGTAGCTTTTTTATATTGTTTTACCTTGTGTTTGCATGCGTAATTAGAAGTAGCCGCATCAATTACTTTATGCTTAAGTGGGATATAAATATCTGGTTTAAAATCTAAACCAAATCCGCAATATTGAAATAGACAGTCGCCTTCCAGAATTGACGCTGATATCTCAACAAGATACTGCCATG
Encoded here:
- a CDS encoding helix-turn-helix domain-containing protein, with the protein product MNTFGERFKSIRLSKKLTQHQIANEFNRIYGYAFTKTTISQYENNKRVPEMNAIRNFVKYFNVSLDYLLCNDIHVVKELGQKYNMLNDSEFIELEKIATLIKNLAEDGKILLNNIEINAKQRQILINGIDVIYGLVKRETKME
- a CDS encoding homing endonuclease associated repeat-containing protein, yielding MDYKQCRHCKETKELQQFNLNKSSRDGHQKYCKECNKYLNRRNKERKASKEGRVMLPYKSKKYSTVSDEELLQIIKDFFNEFKRAPTTCDFDNNDKYPHFKTYYRHFVYYKPDTLVSSWNDILSLAGVSPLDYRDFWSAWQYLVEISASILEGDCLFQYCGFGLDFKPDIYIPLKHKVIDAATSNYACKHKVKQYKKATAKGASVEYWCLNKNNRPGLNLPNLKYVFADEIILKLSELGYHKLCYDIKNLHLVYKDFNDTYKDHKKDYIIKKLKEFHLKNGRVPFTRDFLGNPDYPSSSAITHLFGTFNNALIASELTINTFANLPFDEKIAKDDLMNLINKLGRLPKWRELRPPNTTFTQKVYYKYWGSIENCITAIGLDYTHLKNSSIDLRVNSRLDSIIEFKTLYNRMPVISEFGAKNALPSYHWVCNNFGTYENLIIHLENLIDTNSNI